A segment of the Mycobacterium intracellulare ATCC 13950 genome:
CGGCGGTGCTGGTCGAACTCGGCAACATGAAAAACGCGGGCGACGCCGCGCGGATGGAAAGCGCGGACGGCCGGGCGGCCTACGCCGCCGCGGTCACCCGGGGGATCGTCGCCTTCCTCAGCGCCAAGGCCGGCTGACTCAGCTGCCGAAGCCTCCGCTCGCGGGTGGCGGCGCCGGGGCGGGGCCACCGAGGCCGAGGTGGCTGGAGGCGAAGGCGACGCCTTTGTCGATGATGGAGCCGTCGTCGGCGTAGGTGTTGTGGGCGGCGAAGTTCATGCCGTCGGAGCAGACGGGGTCTTCGGTGGCGCAGACTTTGAGGGTTTTGTCTTGGTAGGCGGGTCCGATGACGACGGGGGGTTCGCCGAGGAAGTTCATGGCGCGCACGTTGGGCATGCCGAAGAGCACGACTGAGGAGACGTGGTTGGCGACGTCGGGGGACAGGGGTTTGGGGACGGTGGCGGGGTCGATGCCTTCGGGGACGGCGGCGGAGGTGACAAAGCCCATGACGGCGGCGCCTTGGGAGTAGCCGCCGAGGACCATTTTGGTGTTGGGGCAGTCATGGGCCATGGATACGACGTGGGCGCCGGCGTCGCGGATGCCGTCGATGCCGGTGTCCCATTGGTCGGTGGCGGGGTAGTTGACGGGGTAGACGTCGAAGGAGCGGTCGCCGACGCGTTGGTGCAGGGCGTCGACGAAGGCTTGGCCGGTGGGGCCGACGCCGGGTTCTTCGCCGGTGCCGCGGGCGAAGACCACTTGCACGTCGGGACATTGGGCGGCGGCGGTGGGGATGAGGGAACCGGAGACGGCCGA
Coding sequences within it:
- a CDS encoding cutinase family protein, giving the protein MGTLDGMIVRRIVRSFGPAVVIAASGMAASAVSGSLIPTAAAQCPDVQVVFARGTGEEPGVGPTGQAFVDALHQRVGDRSFDVYPVNYPATDQWDTGIDGIRDAGAHVVSMAHDCPNTKMVLGGYSQGAAVMGFVTSAAVPEGIDPATVPKPLSPDVANHVSSVVLFGMPNVRAMNFLGEPPVVIGPAYQDKTLKVCATEDPVCSDGMNFAAHNTYADDGSIIDKGVAFASSHLGLGGPAPAPPPASGGFGS